One genomic window of Nicotiana sylvestris chromosome 10, ASM39365v2, whole genome shotgun sequence includes the following:
- the LOC104235825 gene encoding uncharacterized protein isoform X3, whose translation MQIILLEEIIMETDSEVKESSLILIKQGAEARVFETSFVGKRCIVKERFSKKYRHPILDTKLTLKRLNAEARCMSKARKLGVLTPLLYVVDAISHSLTFEYVEGASVKDVLLDFGLHGIVEERMNDIAIQIGRAISKLHDGGLVHGDLTTSNMLICKDTNRLVLIDFGLSFTSTLPEDKAVDLYVLERALLSMHSSCGNVMEKILAAYRKSSKQWCSTLNKLAQVRQRGRKRTMVG comes from the exons ATGCAGATAATTTTGTTAGAGGAAATTATAATGGAAACCGATTCAGAAGTAAAAGAAAGCTCCTTAATTTTGATTAAGCAAGGTGCCGAGGCT AGAGTCTTTGAGACATCTTTTGTGGGAAAGAGGTGTATAGTTAAGGAACGGTTCTCGAAAAAGTACAGGCATCCGATTTTGGACACAAAGCTCACTCTCAAACGATTAAATGCG GAGGCCCGATGTATGTCTAAAGCTAGGAAGCTAGGGGTTTTAACTCCACTTCTTTATGTTGTTGATGCTATATCGCATTCGCTGACATTTGAATATGTGGAAGGCGCTTCGGTCAAGGACGTACTTCTCGATTTTGGATTACATGGTATAGTTGAAGAAAGAATGAATGACATTGCGATTCAGATTGGTCGTGCAATTAGCAAACTCCATGATGGTGGCCTTGTTCATGGTGATTTGACCACATCAAACATGTTAATCTGCAAGGATACCAATCGATTG GTATTGATTGATTTTGGTCTGAGCTTTACATCAACCCTTCCAGAAGATAAAGCAGTAGATTTATATGTACTTGAACGAGCGTTGCTTTCTATGCACTCTTCATGTGGAAATGTG ATGGAAAAGATACTTGCTGCGTACAGGAAATCCTCCAAACAATGGTGTTCAACATTAAATAAGCTTGCCCAAG TGCGACAAAGAGGTAGAAAGCGTACCATGGTTGGATGA
- the LOC104235825 gene encoding uncharacterized protein isoform X1, producing MRRTVGRFELIILLEEIIMETDSEVKESSLILIKQGAEARVFETSFVGKRCIVKERFSKKYRHPILDTKLTLKRLNAEARCMSKARKLGVLTPLLYVVDAISHSLTFEYVEGASVKDVLLDFGLHGIVEERMNDIAIQIGRAISKLHDGGLVHGDLTTSNMLICKDTNRLVLIDFGLSFTSTLPEDKAVDLYVLERALLSMHSSCGNVMEKILAAYRKSSKQWCSTLNKLAQVRQRGRKRTMVG from the exons ATGAGACGTACAGTTGGTCGTTTTGAACTG ATAATTTTGTTAGAGGAAATTATAATGGAAACCGATTCAGAAGTAAAAGAAAGCTCCTTAATTTTGATTAAGCAAGGTGCCGAGGCT AGAGTCTTTGAGACATCTTTTGTGGGAAAGAGGTGTATAGTTAAGGAACGGTTCTCGAAAAAGTACAGGCATCCGATTTTGGACACAAAGCTCACTCTCAAACGATTAAATGCG GAGGCCCGATGTATGTCTAAAGCTAGGAAGCTAGGGGTTTTAACTCCACTTCTTTATGTTGTTGATGCTATATCGCATTCGCTGACATTTGAATATGTGGAAGGCGCTTCGGTCAAGGACGTACTTCTCGATTTTGGATTACATGGTATAGTTGAAGAAAGAATGAATGACATTGCGATTCAGATTGGTCGTGCAATTAGCAAACTCCATGATGGTGGCCTTGTTCATGGTGATTTGACCACATCAAACATGTTAATCTGCAAGGATACCAATCGATTG GTATTGATTGATTTTGGTCTGAGCTTTACATCAACCCTTCCAGAAGATAAAGCAGTAGATTTATATGTACTTGAACGAGCGTTGCTTTCTATGCACTCTTCATGTGGAAATGTG ATGGAAAAGATACTTGCTGCGTACAGGAAATCCTCCAAACAATGGTGTTCAACATTAAATAAGCTTGCCCAAG TGCGACAAAGAGGTAGAAAGCGTACCATGGTTGGATGA
- the LOC104235825 gene encoding uncharacterized protein isoform X2, with protein sequence METDSEVKESSLILIKQGAEARVFETSFVGKRCIVKERFSKKYRHPILDTKLTLKRLNAEARCMSKARKLGVLTPLLYVVDAISHSLTFEYVEGASVKDVLLDFGLHGIVEERMNDIAIQIGRAISKLHDGGLVHGDLTTSNMLICKDTNRLVLIDFGLSFTSTLPEDKAVDLYVLERALLSMHSSCGNVMEKILAAYRKSSKQWCSTLNKLAQVRQRGRKRTMVG encoded by the exons ATGGAAACCGATTCAGAAGTAAAAGAAAGCTCCTTAATTTTGATTAAGCAAGGTGCCGAGGCT AGAGTCTTTGAGACATCTTTTGTGGGAAAGAGGTGTATAGTTAAGGAACGGTTCTCGAAAAAGTACAGGCATCCGATTTTGGACACAAAGCTCACTCTCAAACGATTAAATGCG GAGGCCCGATGTATGTCTAAAGCTAGGAAGCTAGGGGTTTTAACTCCACTTCTTTATGTTGTTGATGCTATATCGCATTCGCTGACATTTGAATATGTGGAAGGCGCTTCGGTCAAGGACGTACTTCTCGATTTTGGATTACATGGTATAGTTGAAGAAAGAATGAATGACATTGCGATTCAGATTGGTCGTGCAATTAGCAAACTCCATGATGGTGGCCTTGTTCATGGTGATTTGACCACATCAAACATGTTAATCTGCAAGGATACCAATCGATTG GTATTGATTGATTTTGGTCTGAGCTTTACATCAACCCTTCCAGAAGATAAAGCAGTAGATTTATATGTACTTGAACGAGCGTTGCTTTCTATGCACTCTTCATGTGGAAATGTG ATGGAAAAGATACTTGCTGCGTACAGGAAATCCTCCAAACAATGGTGTTCAACATTAAATAAGCTTGCCCAAG TGCGACAAAGAGGTAGAAAGCGTACCATGGTTGGATGA